The following DNA comes from Notolabrus celidotus isolate fNotCel1 chromosome 12, fNotCel1.pri, whole genome shotgun sequence.
tcttttaTCACTGAGACTTCATCATCAAACACGGTGTTCACTTCGCTGCAGGAAACACTCTGCACATGTTTTCTGTACAACGCAGCGCGAGCTGAAGGAGATTAAATATGACAGAGAAACGAGACCTGCTGCACATCTGAAACCTTTCCATCCAATAAACCagtgtgtgtaaaaaaagaTCAGAGTCTGAATCCCAGAAACCAGCTCCTGAAGTGAAGGTGTAACGATACGAGGTTTccctcactgtctctcctctgGACCTGCTTCTGAtttattcttaaattaaaaCGTCTTCAAGGAACTGAAGGGAGAAGAAACCCAGGTCTGATGTGGGATCAGGGATCAGGTCGTCTGCAAACTGCTGAACATCAAGTGAAAGTAGTTTCTAGCTCCACCAAGTGGCCAGTTGTGGTACTGCAGCACAAACTCCAATGCAACCAAAATATTTGATATATATTCCCAGTATTTGTAATTTGGTTTTTGAGAGGAATTCGTTTTAGTAAAAATGACGGCAGGAACAACGTGATCACACTTTGTTCCAGATCAATGAGACTCATTCCCTCCTGCCTGTTGACCCTGTGGTGATGAGAGGaggatgtatagtgagcaggaggtaataaaaacaagaatccAGACTCACCCTGTAGTTTATATCTCTGCTTAAAgagtttaaagttttatttatgtttgaatgtcaaaaattaaaaaaggaaaaaaaaaacattagaaataataaaactgatcttaaatatatttttattcagaATTTAAAGGCATTGAACaaaatatttcagtttgaatttttgtattttaaatttaacctgatttgagttttttttagtttatttttagaaaCAGAAGATCTGattggattttatttattaaatattatgaaaaaaaaaaagtctaaaaacTGAATCTGTATATTTCAGATCgctgcaaaagaaagaaaaatcgtCTTAAATTGAATATTAGTTTAATTGTTGTTTGTCCCTCTGAGGCCTCCGTAGAgatgaaatgatgatgatgaacgcCCGTCGTTCCTCTAACCGCCTCACATTCTTTAACAGCTGCTTTAATGACAGGGATTCAGTTCCTGGATGTTCTCAGTGGATTATCAGACCCCTGTTCTGTGAGATCAaacctcctgctcctctgctgtgCTTGATGTTTGCTGCGTACCGTTACACCTCCACTAAAGAGAAGAACCCCTAAAGGAGTCTGAAGACCCGCCGCGGGCCCACAGTGGTCTACACCTTCCAAAGCAAAGATTCAAAAAGAAGACTGGAAGAAAAAACTGAATTGCACACGTCTCTAGATTCTTAGATCCTAAACGTCGAGGAGCAAACTGGAGCCGGTTCGCAGCAGGAGGGTGTGGTCTGCTCCCCCAAAGCTACGGCTGGGGGTCTACACCGAGGccgtggagagagagggagcgggtCCAGGAGCCAAAGAGCTGCTGTGGATCACCAAGGGTCAGATCTCCCAGCAGCCGTCTCGTCCTCCGAGTCCAATCAAAGTCCAGTCCGCTACCTCGCCTCCCTCTGCCCCCCCCCTAGCCCAGAGACCGGGATCATCCTCCAGTCCCAGACCAGAgtgtctcctccctccctcctgagGATCTCACAGGAAACGTCTTTGCAGTCTTTAAAAGTCAGTGCCATCGATCGTGAGATCCTAAAAccgatcctcctcctcctgcagacctCGACCCGGGCAGCGCGGCGCTCAGGGGGGTCATACCTCGTGGAAGTAGTCGGCAGGCGGGCACTTCTCGATTCCCCTCCACCTCTCCAACATCTTTATGAACTCAGACACGACGCAGACCGAGGAGGTGAGGGAGACCAGGAACAGCAGGTCTGCAGGAGCGCCGAGACAGAGAGGGCAGaactttcaaacatttcattatttttaagtcTGTGATGTAGTCTGACTCTTACAACAACAATCTCCTGGATCAACATGAAGACCTCTGGACCTCCCTCAGACTCATGAATATAAAGAcctgaaccccccccccccccccgtctcACACGTGGTCTCTTACCGAAGAAGCTGAGGCTCTCCGTCTGAAAGACGTTCTGCAGAGGAGGGAAGTAGATGACGAGGAGCTGACCCATGATGGAGGCCAGGACGGCGAAACAGAACGTCCTGTTACTGCAGAGACCCATCTCATGGACCATCCGAGTCTGAGGAGGACCACAACACGCAGTCGTCAGGATCCATTCATTTAAAACACCTCAACAGGAagtctcataaaaacactctgGAGACGTTTCAACCCGAGTTTCTCCACAGAACATGATGAAGATAATTCATCCTGACCCCAAACAACTGGTCCATCCTGTCACCCCCTTTCTACCTCCTTTCTACCTCCTTTCTACCtcctttctacttcctttctacctcctttctacttcctttctacttcctttctacctcctttctacttcctttctacttcctttctacctcctttctacttcctttctacttcctttctacttcctttctacctcctttctacctcctttctacttcctttctacttcctttctacctcctttctacctcctttctacttcctttctacttcctttctacctcctttctacctcctttctacttcctttctacttcctttctacctcctttctacttcctttctacctcctttctacttcatttctacctcctttctacctcctttctacttcctttctacttcctttctacctcctttctacctcctttctacttcctttctacttcctttctacctcctttctacctcctttctacttcctttctacttcctttctacctcctttctacctcctttctacttcctttctacttcctttctacctcctttctacttcctttctacctcctttctacttcatttctacctcctttctacttcctttctacctcctttctacctcctttctacctcctttctacttcctttttacctcctttctacttcctttctacttcctttctacctcctttctacttcctttttacctcctttctacttcctttctacttcctttctacttcctttctacctcctttctacctcctttctacctcctttctacttcctttctacttcctttctacctcctttctacttcctttctacctcctttctacttcatttctacctcctttctacctcctttctacctcctttctacttcctttctaccttctttctacctcctttctacctcctttctacttcctttctacttcctttctacctcctttctacctcctttctacttcctttctacctcctttctacttcctttttacctcctttctacttcctttctacttcctttctacttcctttctacctcctttctacttcctttctACCTCCTTTCTACCTCCTTTTTACCTCCTTTCTACCTCCTTTCTACCTCCTTTCTACTTCCTTTTTACCTCCTTTCTACCTCCTTTCTACCtcctttctacttcctttctacctcctttctacttcctttctacttcctttctacttcctttctacctcctttttacctcctttctacttcctttctacttcctttttacctcctttctacttcctttctacttcctttctacttcctttctacctcctttctacctcctttctacttcctttctacttcctttctacctcctttctacctcctttctacttcctttctacttcctttctacctcctttctacttcctttctacctcctttctacttcatttctacctcctttctacctcctttctacctcctttctacttcctttctacctcctttctacctcctttctacctcctttctacttcctttctacctcctttctacctcctttctacctcctttctacttcctttttacctcctttctacttcctttctacttcctttctacctcctttctacttcctttttacctcctttctacttcctttctacttcctttctacttcctttctacctcctttctacttgctttctacctcctttctacttcctttctacctcctttctacctcctttctacctcctttctacttcctttctacttcctttctacttcctttctACCTCCTTTCTACCTCCTTTCTAGGACGGCGTATTAGAACATCGTTACACACAGAAAGGAAACAAAGCGTGACGTAAATTTAGAAAGAAGTTTGTTAATGATGAATTCATGATCAAAAtactaaatgtgatttaaagggACAGATCGATGAGGTCCAGCCTGGCGGCTGTGAACGGCTGCTGCTGATCCAGTGAGGTGTGACGAGgttctcttaaaaaaaaacatcctttctCAGATATGtgattttgttcttcttttacagaacaaactcaaaaatgtagaaaaatgttcaaagtttctgggaaaacattgaaaataattacaactaatcaaacttttttccaAATGTCCTTTTCCCACAAATTTACAAAGTTCCAAAAAGTAATTTGTCTCTTTTATCTTCAACTTTTCCTTCTTTCAAATGTGGTCCTGtgttcctctcactgttcctcacactgttcctctcactgttcctcctcactgttcctctcactgttcctctcactgttcctctcactgttcctcctctcactgttcctctcactgttcctcctctcactgttcctcacactgttcctctcactgttcctcctctcactgttcctcctctcactgttcctctcactgttcctcacactgttcctctcactgttcctctcactgttcctcctctcacggttcctcctctcactgttcctcctctcactgttcctctcactgttcctcctctcactgttcctcctctcactgttcctctcactgttcctctcttactgttcctctcactgttcctctctTACTGTTCCTCTCTTACtgttcctctcactgttcctctcactgttcctctcactgttcctctctgtgtgtgcgtgtgtgtgtgtgtgtgcatgtgtgtgtgtgtgtgtgcgtgcgtgtgcatgtgtgtgtgtgtgtgtgtgtgtgtgtgcatgtgtgtgtgtatgtgtgtgtgcatgtgtgtatgtgtgtgtgcatgtgtgtgtgtgtgtgtgcatgtgtgtgtgtgtgtgcgtgcgtgtgtgcatgtgtgtgtgtgtgtggtgtgtgtgtgcatgtgtgtgtgtgtgtgggtgtgtgtgtgtgcgtgcgtgtgggcatgtgtgtgtgtgtgtgtgtgtgtgtgtgtgttgtttacctGTGAACGAGAGCTCAGAGCGTTGAACATGTCGAAGAAGACGAAGCAGGTGAAGGTCATGGTGGTGTCTCGAGGAGTGATCACGTTGTCCTGCAACTGGAAACCAAACAGGAAGTCTGAATGTTACAGGACGGTCTCTGCAGCAGGCTGAGAAACCCTCTGAAGTCAAAGCTCCAGGTCCTTTCAAGACCTCAGGTCCTTTAAAGACCTCAGAGTGTGTAAGACCTCAGGTCCTCTAAAGACCTCAGAGTGTGTAAGACCTCAGGTCCTTTAAAGACCTCAGAGTGTGTAAGACCTCAGGTCCTCTAAAGACCTCAGAGTGTGTAAGACCTCAGGTCCTCTAAAGACCTCAGAGTGTGTAAGACCTCAGGTCCTCTAAAGACCTCAGAGTGTGTAAGACCTCAGGTCCTTTAAAGACCTCAGAGTGTGTAAGACCTCAGGTCCTTTAAAGACCTCAGAGTGTGTAAGACCTCAGGTCCTCTAAAGACCTCAGAGTGTGTAAGATGTCCTGTAAACTGAGATTAAGAGGTCCCCTCACGATAGAAGGATGAAGCAGGATGTAGAAACAGGAAGTTGATCTCAGTGAAGGATTAAAACGACTCACCTCTCTCCAGAAGACGAAGAGCGTCCCGCAGACGATGACGAACGCCGACACCAGGACTTTGACGATGAGGCTGCGAGTGATGATGCTGTCTCTCACATTTCGAGGAGGCTTCCTGATCACGTCCTGGTCCACAGGCTCCACCCCCAAACTAACAACAAAACAGCGTCACACAGGGAAGTCCTCAGTGAGGTTTTAACTGTGTTGAAACAGTTCCCTGCTCATCAGGAGGCCTCACATCAGACTGAAAGCCTTCATCACAAAGTGTTTACTGTAAGGATATCATTAAACTTCATATTCAGTCCTTATGGGTAAATAACCTCCTACAGTTCCCATGATCCTCCTGTACCTCTGAGCTGGAGGCCCGTCCATGATGATGTTGATCCACAGGATCTGCATGGCGTTCAGCGGGTTGGGGAAGTTCATCAGAGTCGCCAAAGAGATGAGCGTCAGAGCTGCAATACTCCTGAAGACCAGCAGGGGGAGGGGGTCAGTTTGGTAAGTTAAAACTAAACAGACCGGGGTCCAGTTTAGAGTCCCAGAGAGCAGAATTCTACTGCTGTTATCTTTACTACTGCTACTCCTCTACCTCTCTGTGCATTGATCACATTCtatcactttgatctcattctatcactttgatctcattctatccctttgatcacattctatcaCTTTGATCTCGATCTaacactttgatctcattccatccctttgatcacattctatcactttgatctcattctatcactttgatctcattctctcactttgatctcattctatcactttgatctcattctatcactttgatctcattctctcactttgatctcattctatccctttgatctcattctatcactttgatctcattctatcactttgatctcattctatcactttgatctcattctatcactttgatctcattctctcactttgatctcattctatccctttgatctcattctatcactttgatctcattccattctttgatctcattctatccctttgatctcattctatcactttgatctcattccattctttgatctcattctatccctttgatctcattctatccctttgatctcattctatcactttgatctcattccattctttgatctcattctatccctttgatctcattctatcccTTTGATCTCATATGTCTCTCCTGTGTCTCTCAGACCTCACTCCCTCAGTGTTGTCACTCACGTGCTGAGCTGGAAGCGGACAAAGTTCTTGATGTTGTTGTAAATCCCTTTCCCTTCCTCGATGGCCGACCTGAAATCAGAGAGCAGACTTAGACTCTCCTCCAGGGTCCAAGGACTCTTTCAGGTCTTACTTCAGGGCAGGGTTCATGTGAGCGACGTACATGATGGTCTGGAAGTCGTCGTCCACCAGGATCATGTCAGCCGCCTCCTTACACACGTCTGTCCCCGTCTGACCCATCGCCACGCCGATGTCAGCGGCCTTTAAAGCCACGGCGTCGTTCACCCCGTCACCCGTCATGGCCACCACGGCCCCGATGTTCTGGAGGGACTGAGGAGAGAAAGGATCTGAgcttcagagctgctgctgctgctttgagtTTTAAATGAGTTCATCCTGTCGCTCTGCTCACCTTCACGATCTTCAGCTTGTGACGAGGACTGGCTCGATAAAACACGGAGATCTGGGGAGACAGGAAACAGAGCTTAGAACACAAGACCTGAGCCGCTGAGAGACAGGTACCATGCTGAGAGAGACAGGTACCATGCTGAGAGAGACAGGTACCATGCTGAGAGAGACAGGTACCATGCTGAGAGAGACAGGTACCATGCTGAGAGAGACAGGTACCATGCTGAGAGAGACAGGTACCATGCTGAGAGAGACAGGTACCATGCTGAGAGAGACAGGTACCATGCTGAGAGAGACAGGTACCATGCTGAGAGAGACAGGTACGACTCTGTGAGGGTTAAAACCAACAGACAGCAGCAGGGTCTATTCTTAGAGACACTCTGGGTTCAGTTTTATTCACATGAAAGGATTTTAGAAAACAGAATAAAtctccatttttatttcctgactAATCCCAAACACACCCAGACATAACTAGAgatacatttgtgtgtgtgtgtttgtgtatgtgtgtgtgtgtctgtttgtgtgtgtgtgtgtgtgtgtgtgtgtttgtgtgtgtgtttgtgtgtgtgtgtgtgtgtctgtgtgtgtgtgtgtgtgtgtgtgtgtctgtgtgtttgtgtgtgtgtgtctgtgtgtgtctgtgtgtgtgtgtgtgtgtctgtttgtgtgtgtgtgtgtctgtgtgtgtgtctgtgtgtgtgtgtgtgtgtgtctgtgtgtgtgtgtgtgtgtatgtgtttttgtgtgtgtatgtgtgtttgtgtgtatgtgtgtttgtgtgtgtatgtgtgtttgtgtgtgtgtgtgtgtatgtgtgtgtgtgtctgtttgtgtgtgtgtgtgtgtgtgtgtgtctgtttgtgtgtgtgtgtgtgtgtgtctgtgtgtgtgtgtgtgtgtctgtgtgtgtgtgtctgtgtgtgtgtgtctgtgtgtgtgtgtgtgtgtgtgtgtttgtgtgtgtgtatgtgtgtgtgtgtctgtttgtgtgtgtgtgtgtgtgtctgtttgtgtgtgtgtgtgtctgtgtgtgtgtgtgtgtgtgtgtctgtttgtgtgtgtgtgtgtgtctgtttgtgtgtgtgtgtctgtttgtgtgtgtgtgtgtgtgtgtgtgtctgtttgtgtgtgtgtgtgtgtgtctgtgtgtgtgtgtgtgtgtgtgtgtctgtgtgtctgtgtgtgtctgtctgtgtgtgtatgtgtgtgtgtgtgtgtgtgtgtgtgtgtgtgtgtgtgtgtgtgtgtgtgtgtgtgtgtgtgtggctcactCTGGGGACGAGGTGTGAGAGCTGCTGCAGGTCCATGTGATCCACTTCCTCCCCTGATAGACTCTGAGAGCCTTTGGAGTACAGACCCAGACgactggctgcagagacacagaggaacacCAGGGTCAGTGAAA
Coding sequences within:
- the atp2c1 gene encoding calcium-transporting ATPase type 2C member 1, with the translated sequence MDLLGKQLSLYSFGIIGVIMLVGWLQGKRILDMFTIGVSLAVAAIPEGLPIVVTVTLALGVMRMVQKRAIVKKLPIVETLGCCNVICSDKTGTLTKNEMTVTQLFTSDGLHAEVTGVGYNGAGEVLLDGDVIHGFSCQSISKIVEVGCVCNDSVIRNHALLGRPTEGSLIALAMKMGLESLKQEYVRMEEHPFTSEQKWMAVRCVHRTLQDKPGVYFMKGAYEQVIRLCSSYNSRGSTLSLNHQQRELYQQQISYMGSAGLRVLAFASGSEMGSLTFLGLVGIIDPPRSGVKEAVGTLISSGVAIKMITGDSQETAVSIASRLGLYSKGSQSLSGEEVDHMDLQQLSHLVPRISVFYRASPRHKLKIVKSLQNIGAVVAMTGDGVNDAVALKAADIGVAMGQTGTDVCKEAADMILVDDDFQTIMSAIEEGKGIYNNIKNFVRFQLSTSIAALTLISLATLMNFPNPLNAMQILWINIIMDGPPAQSLGVEPVDQDVIRKPPRNVRDSIITRSLIVKVLVSAFVIVCGTLFVFWRELQDNVITPRDTTMTFTCFVFFDMFNALSSRSQTRMVHEMGLCSNRTFCFAVLASIMGQLLVIYFPPLQNVFQTESLSFFDLLFLVSLTSSVCVVSEFIKMLERWRGIEKCPPADYFHEV